The following proteins come from a genomic window of Vallitaleaceae bacterium 9-2:
- the rhaB gene encoding rhamnulokinase yields MAITCIAVDIGASSGRLIAGTIEDGKLKLEELHRFKNAMTHIDGHDRWDVDGLFEQIEDGLKKVYEIYPSVSSIGVDTWGVDYALLDRQGELIRKVYAYRDHRTDHTMEEVFEEIGRDEIYEKTGVQFLQFNTLYQLKEHYKMHPEDVENAKVYMMVPDYLHYKLSGKTSIEYTNATTTQLLNVHTNTWDEELVKVTGFDGAIFADPIAPGSKLGEVKAEILDKTGFDKMDVVVPATHDTGSAVAAVPAVDKEFAYISSGTWSLMGVESDAPIASELAGQYNFANEGGVYNTYRVLKNIMGLWLIQEVQRIYDYQYSFAELVELAEEVEPFGCLINPNHERFLNPDNMIEEIQAFCRETGQNVPSEPGQIARCIFESLAFQYKEVLLQLGEVYDVPIKRIHIIGGGSKNLLLNQLCADFTGCDVYAGPDEATAIGNLLVQFITNGALDSLTEARKLVMDSFDIRKFEPKTYDGIEKQWDKFRRL; encoded by the coding sequence ATGGCAATAACATGTATTGCTGTCGATATTGGTGCATCTAGTGGACGACTGATTGCAGGCACTATTGAAGACGGAAAATTAAAACTTGAAGAATTGCATCGCTTTAAAAATGCAATGACACATATTGACGGACATGACCGTTGGGATGTGGACGGTTTGTTTGAACAAATCGAAGATGGATTGAAGAAAGTATATGAAATCTATCCAAGCGTATCATCAATAGGTGTAGATACATGGGGCGTGGACTATGCCTTGTTAGACCGACAAGGTGAGTTGATTCGTAAGGTTTATGCTTATCGAGACCATCGAACAGATCACACCATGGAAGAGGTCTTTGAAGAAATCGGACGAGACGAGATATATGAAAAAACCGGTGTTCAGTTTTTGCAGTTTAACACCTTATATCAACTTAAGGAACACTATAAAATGCATCCTGAAGATGTGGAAAATGCCAAGGTATACATGATGGTTCCTGATTATCTGCACTATAAGTTATCGGGGAAGACATCCATAGAGTATACGAATGCGACGACAACGCAACTGTTGAATGTTCATACCAACACATGGGATGAAGAACTTGTCAAAGTGACCGGGTTTGACGGTGCGATTTTTGCAGATCCGATTGCCCCTGGGTCTAAGCTTGGAGAAGTCAAGGCAGAGATTTTAGACAAAACAGGTTTCGATAAAATGGATGTTGTCGTGCCGGCAACACATGATACAGGTTCAGCCGTTGCGGCAGTGCCGGCTGTCGATAAAGAGTTTGCTTATATTAGTTCGGGTACATGGAGCTTGATGGGTGTGGAGAGTGATGCACCCATAGCCAGTGAACTTGCCGGACAATATAACTTTGCCAACGAAGGTGGTGTATATAATACCTATCGCGTGCTTAAAAATATCATGGGGCTATGGCTAATTCAAGAGGTCCAGCGAATCTATGACTACCAATACAGTTTTGCTGAACTGGTTGAGCTTGCTGAAGAAGTAGAGCCTTTTGGCTGTCTAATCAATCCTAATCATGAGCGCTTCTTAAATCCTGATAATATGATTGAAGAGATTCAAGCCTTTTGTAGGGAGACAGGGCAGAACGTTCCGAGTGAACCGGGACAGATTGCTAGGTGTATCTTTGAAAGCTTGGCTTTTCAATATAAGGAAGTGCTGTTGCAGCTAGGTGAAGTCTATGATGTGCCGATTAAGCGTATTCATATTATTGGCGGCGGTTCAAAAAACCTATTACTTAACCAGCTCTGTGCAGATTTTACAGGATGCGATGTGTATGCAGGACCGGATGAGGCAACAGCTATTGGGAACTTGTTGGTGCAGTTTATTACCAATGGAGCCCTAGATTCATTGACAGAGGCGAGGAAGCTTGTCATGGACTCTTTTGATATTCGAAAATTTGAACCAAAAACATATGATGGTATAGAAAAACAATGGGATAAAT